In Lepeophtheirus salmonis unplaced genomic scaffold, UVic_Lsal_1.4 unplaced_contig_10387_pilon, whole genome shotgun sequence, the DNA window AGAGCAGCATGGACAGTGCACCAGACACAAAAAAGAATGTCGAGTTGTACATCAAAGAAACAGAAGCTGCTTAATGTCATTTcgtctaaaatttaaaaaaaatagcgatgaaaaaaaatgaaaacggACCTTGTGAAGGCCTTGTTCTCAGCAAATGTTCCTCTAGCCAAGATCGACAACAACGACTTCAAAGAATTCCTGGAGAAGTACACCAAGAAGACGATATTCAGCTTATTTACCTTTAAGGAATTTATTCAGCAAATGCCTGACAACGAGAGCAGAACCATCCAGGAGTCCAATAAGTTTTTTGAGGTTGCCGTTCTTTAAAGTCTGACCATCCCCATGTTTGCCCACTAGCTAAAggaaattctcaaaaagaaTCCAgcatttgataatttaaatagtaGTGTTGAGTGCTCTAAGGCAAGAATGTGTCTGGCGTGAAGGAGAATCCCAACATCATAGCGAGGTTCAACTGCACCCTCATGAAATCTGTTGACTGTGAAAGAGCCTTAGTATTTTCAAGGACCTTCTCACCTATAAGAGGAACAAACTTACGAAAACCCACCTTAGGGATCAGATGATCATTCAGtggaataagtaataattaatataaagatatGGATGAGcggaaattttaaaagtcaacaTAATCACAAAAGCTCGCCTTTTTCCATTAAACCAAAGACAACTATGTAAACTCCTTTGTAATTCTTCTAAAAACATtgatgaatgaaataaagaaacagttgtatttgtaatttttaacaaCGGGAGTGAGCTCGAAGTcttacaatgaaatattttgaattaaaaaaaatattatacatataactaaGGCGTCGCCATAATTTGAGAaggcatacaaaaaaaaaaggaaaaaaagaatgagGTCTAGACACAATACGGGtctgtttaaattttaaaaaaatttcataatttccCCGGCGTTTGAAAGATGATGCCATCCCATCAAAGTGGCAGAACCTACCGAGCTATCTCTCATTACCATCATCCCCACCAAGACCAACAAATGTATGAACTAGCACCAAAAGAGTACCTTAGAAGAATGAAAGACAAGAATATCTGGAGTATGTAATGTTTATGGAAGAGACCGTTCTGTCAGCACAAGATCTCTATGACAAACTCTCATCGGAATCATTGCCCTCGGGGTTCTTGTTCCTTAAAACTCCAAAAGTTGCACTTGTCAAAATTATACATTCAGATATGAAAGGGCTAGATATTGCAACTTCCTGGAAGTGGAAGAAGACATATCCTTCAGGATCTTCTGTAACATCATCGAACTAAATAAAAGCTTAGTATCACACTGCATAAATTCAAACACTAAAATTAACTCCTGCAATGAAGCTATCAACATTGCAGCTTTTCTTGGCTCCACGGACAGAGAAAGAAACATTTGACATTTGTGAAAAGATTCTTAATTTCTTCAACTCAGCATTAATCAACATTCTGTTCTAACATCCTAAAAGTATAAGATATTATGTTGTTCTCCTTCGTATGGCTTTAATATGGCACAATGTCAGTTCACAAAATCAAACTCTAAAACGGTTGTATGATTTATGATAACAGGAACGGCCTGTAGTTACTAAGAAATAGTTTGTATgatatctaatttatatatataaaatacctgCCTAGCTAgtgcaaaaaagaataaactaaaaGTGAAGTCTTCTTGTCTTATCAATCTGTGATTGTTGATATTTACAATAGGAATTAAGTGAAGGTAATAATTTGTAATGGAATGAATAACTTAGTATCTAATAAATATCCAAAGGCTACTACTTAAACATGAATTGTTTACCTATTTGACACCTCGTTCAATTCCATCTATACAAAGacgaaaaaatgataatatctcAAATCTTATCTctaaaaattgatcaatatgaCATGCAAATTGTAGGTCATTTCAGACTATTACGGAAAATCTCCTTACTATAAAACTTTTTGCCAGGATCTTCAACACCAGTATTTTATATTGGCGGATATATATCacaatcatttttaatactCCAACGGCGTAAATTCTACGGAAAGAAAAGTCAAACTTCTAAAACGGTTCTATGATTTACGATATCAGAAATGGCTTGTAGTTAACAAGATATGGATagcatagtacatacatatctGAAAGATATCTGcctctataataataaaatgattattgttaaaaaaaagtgaattccTCATCGTCTTACCAATTGTGATACCCATaccaacaaaaatttaaaaaaattgacacatTATTCATACAAAGCCCAAAatagaagaatttaaaaaaattgacacatTATTCATACAAAGCCGAAAATAgaagaatttataaaatcttatcCCTGATAGTAGatcaatatgatatataaattaagaacaTAATGTAGATATCTCCCCGCTATATAACTTCATCTTGAGGATCTCCAACACCACCAagaaatagtattaatattgttGGAGCATTATCCAAAAACTTGCTATGTCTGCAcatctctcaaaatatataactacgatatacatttatatttatttacatcaagtaaaataataaaagtaaatgctCACATATCATTAGTTATCAGAAGAAATCATAATAACTTCAACTAGAAATGAATTTCATTCATTAACAAAAGATACTTATGCGGAAGTGAGATACGTTCATGTCTTTTAGCAATggtcatggatttttttttacgtcaacAGATCTATTTACACTAAATGTAGTAATATTTTAGAATGACTTTACTTTTAGTTGAGGGTATTATGATAGGTaaagtaattgagtatttactcTGTAAGCTATTCAATATTCAGTGAAATACAATCAACAACTTGCAAATTAGGTGGTAACTGTTTCTCTAGCTATAATCCTAAAATTGTCGATAAACTTCACCAcgcaaagatattttttcaacaattttatcTACAAACTTTTTAGCACAATTGTTTTATAAGACACCTTTCAACAGATGGTGTAGATAGTCGTATATTTAAGTTGGTGTCATACAAGTGTTTGAGTAGGGtcacaaaaataactttcagaGGGCAAAAATACACATCATTATAAGAATGTCCTTGACAAAGATCGCATTTCTATCCTTTTTTGGACTACTTCTTCAAATTGAAAGTAATATGGTACAAGGAGAAGATTTGGAACTCACTGTTTTACATGTAAATGACATGCATGTGAGGTCAGGAGTGATTCATATTcgatttcattaatttaatccTATTCTTCATTATAATGTTGTAGATTTGAGGAAATAAATACCTATGGGGGACCCTGTAAAGAGGATGATGATTGCTACGGTGGAATTGCTCGACTCCAATACAAAGTCAACGAGATTAAGAGTTCTGAAAAGAATGTGATTTTCCTAAATGGAGGTGACTTTTATCAAGGGAACATTTGGTATTCTCACTTTAAATGGAGAGCTGTTGCCTATTTTGGTAATTTACTGAACTTTACAGCCATGTCTCTTGGAAATCATGAGTTCGATGATAAAGTTTCTGGTCTTGTTCCATTTCTGAATAACAAGAGTTTTCCATGTATCTGTGCTAATATTGATGTATCCAAAGAAGATCAATTAATTGGGAAAATACCTAAATCTGTAGTTATTCAAGTAGCAAGCAAGAAGATTGGTATTATTGGGTATGTTACAAAGCATACAGATGTAAGTCATATTCACctgcagatatttttttatgtaatcctcatttaaatgaatgtttatttatttacagtcAATATCAAGACCCggaaagttaattaaatttattgatgaagTGGAGGCCATAGATAAAGAAGCAAAAAAGCTCAAGTCAGAGGGAATTGATATTCTTATTGCATTGGGGCATTCTGGTTACGAAGAAGATAAACGAATAGCTGAATTTGTACCAGACATTGATTTTGTCGTTGGAGGCCATTctcattcatttttgtatactaCAATGAATGGTGTAAGTGAGTATGTTTTAAGTTAGAATGAATTCATTTAATGATTAGAGCTCCCATCCCGTGAAACACCACGAGGGGATTATCCAACAATTGTTGTTCAATCAAGTGGAAAACAAGTACCAGTCGTTCAAGCCTTTGCCTATACAAAATATCTAGgctatttaaaagtaaatattagtgatgaaaatgaaattacttCCTGGAAAGGTCATCCAATATTGCTGAATAACTCAATtccaaaagatgaaaaaatctTGAAGGAACTGATTCCAtggaagaatgaaataaagaattatGCCAAAGAAATCCTTGGAGTTACCAATGTTCTTTTACTCCAATCTAGAATTCGAGAGACGAATTTGGGTAACTTTATAACAGACGCAATGGTTTATAatgtaagatttaaaaaaaaatagttattatagaTTTAGCTTGCAGTTAACTTTTCTTCGACCAAAATTTAGTTACAAGACTCGCACGATGTATATTTGTCATTGACCAATTCTGGAGGAATACGAGCATCATTGGAAATTGGAAATATTACTCGCGATGGCTTGCTCACGGTCATGCCATTCGAACATTTCTTTGACATTATCACTATAAAGGGGAAATATCTTCGGGAGGTATGTATTTGTCCTCAACGTTAAAGTACAATATGACCCATTTCCATGTACTCTTGCATTTTTCAATAAGGTGGTGGGGACTGGGGGGCTGGTGGATAAGAAAGTATAAGGGTGaaagagttattattatattttttttcttattcaattcATTCAAAGGGTTCAAGGTCATTTTTTGATCATGCCAAAAGCTTGGAAACAAAAGTAACGTAAAGATTGCAAAttgcaaatttttcaaatttctggtGTTTGGTATAGAGTAGAGAAAATCTACTATTAATATATACCTACGAcgtatgtatttaatttgaaaaacgaTCAAGATCAGAATTAATCCCAAAAACATGAAGTTATTTAAtgtgcatatttttaaattactttatttgtacATTAATTTTCATGATTACTATATTCATAGTGAGTAGAATAAAGTTAGAAATGATGTAAAATtatgaccattaaaattttaatggccccatcaaaaaaaacaaaattaaactttataagtttaattttgtcaaCACAACCACTCTCTTTTCCACAAACGTAGAACAAATTTAGCTTTAGCTGTCAGCCACTTTCTGGAGCGCATTTTAGTGTAAGGTGTGCAATGAGTAGAAACGTCCGTGGCTCTGGTCTTAGCCTATTATAAcctatattgatatttttagaccACATTTATATTAGGTGCCGCAGGTGATTGAAGAATACTAAAAACAACCTTATCAGAAAAAAGATTCgaagttaattaaaatgttcaaaaataaaagatcccagtaaatttatatttgatactaGCCCCACTCACGCTACAGCAAGTACTAGCCTGAGTAAGTATTCTAAACCATATAATCTCAATTTGGGTATGAACCATAGCCAAATTGAGATTTGGGGCCTTTACAATCCGTTTAGCATTGTTACTTACAATAGATAGGATcagattttttcaaatgaccttctttatttaaatgtagaaaaataattttttttttcatatgattgttatttaaaagaatCTACTCTGTGCTGAGTCCTTATCTTTTATAATCAAATGCAGTTGGTGGAGTTAGGAAATGTGATGTTAAGTTTTCAAGGGGGATAAAATTGGCTTtaatggaagaagaaaaaaacattgatcGAATACACCCAAGCGTTAATTTGTCTTGTTTCCTCCAGTTTTCGTACACAATTAGTACTGTATTAATATTGTCAGAACTTTCAGTTAGatgaaagatataaaaaattcacCTGGTCTTATaatctttatacaaaaaatatttgttgacaTTTTGTCTAGACATAAGTGACGAAATTAACACAAATACCCTCCCCCCTTTAACCTTTAAGGCACCCAAGAGAAACTCTATGATTAATAGTTTATACTAACTTActtaaataactgtttttatttttaggctTTTGAGAAAAGTGTTTCAAGTATGTCTAAGGATAGAAAAGCAAGTAGTGGTGGATTTCTTCAAGTGTCTggtgatttattttcttattattcaatagtagcattaatgcataatattatttacatttaacaaTGGTTATTAGGTTTCAAATTGGTTTACAACTTGTGCAATCTCGTTGGTAGTCGACTCGTATCAATTCATGTGAGAAAGGGAATTAACTCATCAGAATATGAATTACTGAGGCTTGAAAAGTCCTACAAAGTAGTCATTCCG includes these proteins:
- the LOC121130647 gene encoding snake venom 5'-nucleotidase isoform X1, producing MSLTKIAFLSFFGLLLQIESNMVQGEDLELTVLHVNDMHVRFEEINTYGGPCKEDDDCYGGIARLQYKVNEIKSSEKNVIFLNGGDFYQGNIWYSHFKWRAVAYFGNLLNFTAMSLGNHEFDDKVSGLVPFLNNKSFPCICANIDVSKEDQLIGKIPKSVVIQVASKKIGIIGYVTKHTDSISRPGKLIKFIDEVEAIDKEAKKLKSEGIDILIALGHSGYEEDKRIAEFVPDIDFVVGGHSHSFLYTTMNGVKLPSRETPRGDYPTIVVQSSGKQVPVVQAFAYTKYLGYLKVNISDENEITSWKGHPILLNNSIPKDEKILKELIPWKNEIKNYAKEILGVTNVLLLQSRIRETNLGNFITDAMVYNLQDSHDVYLSLTNSGGIRASLEIGNITRDGLLTVMPFEHFFDIITIKGKYLREAFEKSVSSMSKDRKASSGGFLQVSGFKLVYNLCNLVGSRLVSIHVRKGINSSEYELLRLEKSYKVVIPSYLRNGGDGYTLFDEHKESLFQGVNPDHVALSKYITLRSPINETPISVRGDRIKIYPVLN
- the LOC121130647 gene encoding apyrase isoform X2 → MSLTKIAFLSFFGLLLQIESNMVQGEDLELTVLHVNDMHVRFEEINTYGGPCKEDDDCYGGIARLQYKVNEIKSSEKNVIFLNGGDFYQGNIWYSHFKWRAVAYFGNLLNFTAMSLGNHEFDDKVSGLVPFLNNKSFPCICANIDVSKEDQLIGKIPKSVVIQVASKKIGIIGYVTKHTDSISRPGKLIKFIDEVEAIDKEAKKLKSEGIDILIALGHSGYEEDKRIAEFVPDIDFVVGGHSHSFLYTTMNGVRDYPTIVVQSSGKQVPVVQAFAYTKYLGYLKVNISDENEITSWKGHPILLNNSIPKDEKILKELIPWKNEIKNYAKEILGVTNVLLLQSRIRETNLGNFITDAMVYNLQDSHDVYLSLTNSGGIRASLEIGNITRDGLLTVMPFEHFFDIITIKGKYLREAFEKSVSSMSKDRKASSGGFLQVSGFKLVYNLCNLVGSRLVSIHVRKGINSSEYELLRLEKSYKVVIPSYLRNGGDGYTLFDEHKESLFQGVNPDHVALSKYITLRSPINETPISVRGDRIKIYPVLN